CAAAGCCGCTGGCGCGGACATGATCGATTGTTCTTCCGGCCAGGTGAGCAAGCAGGAAAAACCGGTCTACGGTCGCATGTTCCAGACGCCGTTCGCCGACCGCATCCGCCAGGAAGCCGGCATCCCGACCATCGCGGTGGGCGCCATCAGCGAGGCGGATCATGCCAACTCCATTCTGGCCGCGGGCCGCGCCGACCTCTGCGCCGTCGCCCGCCCTCACCTCGCCAACCCGGCCTGGACACTGACCGAAGCCGCCAAGATCGGCTACACGGCGATCGAATGGCCCAAGCCGTACTACGCCGGCAAGGCGCAGATGGAGGCGATCTTCGCCCGTGAAAAAGCGATGAACAGCTGAAGGGCCGAGCGCGACATGCCCAACGAAACCACCCCTCCTCGCCATGCCCTGGTCACCGGCGGCGGCCAAGGCATTGGCGCGGCCATCGCGCAAGCGCTGGTGCAACAAGGCAACGTGGTCACGTTGCTGGGCCGCCGGCTGGAGGTGGTGCAAGCGCTGGCGCTGCAACACCCCGAACACATGCACGCGGTGGCCGCAGACGTGGGCGACGCCGAGCAGGTGGCCCAGGCGTTTGAAGCCGGGCGCCAGCGCTTCGGCCCGGTGCACATGCTGGTCAACAACGCCGGCCAGGCCGCCAGCGCGCCCTTCATGAAAACCGATCTGGCCCTGTGGAACCAGATGCTGGCGGTGAACCTGACCGGCACCATGATCTGCACCCAGGCCGCCCTGCCCGACATGCTGGCGGCGGGCTGGGGCCGTGTGGTCAACGTGGCGAGCACGGCCGGGCAAACCGGCTACGCCTATGTGTCGGCCTACTGCGCCGCCAAACATGGGGTGATCGGCCTGACCCGATCCCTGGCGCTGGAGCTGGCGAAAAAAGGCATCACGGTCAACGCCGTCTGCCCCGGCTACACAGAAACCGACATCGTCACCACCAGCATAGCCCGCATCGTGGCCAAGACTGGCCGCAGCGAGGCCGAAGCCCGCGCCGAATTCGTGAAATCCAACCCGCAAGGCCGCCTGGTGCAGCCCGATGAGGTGGCCAACGCCGTCGCCTGGCTCTGCGGCCCCTTGGCCAGCGCCGTGACCGGCCAGGCCATTTCGGTCGCCGGCGGCGAAGTGATGTAACCCTTTTCAAAGAACCTGGAACCTGAGCATGACTGTCAACCACATCGACCCCACCCTGCTGGCCGGCAACCGCAAGCCGCTGGCGAATTACCAGGCGACCCACTTCCTCTGGGAAGTGAAAGACAAGGTCGGCACCATCACGCTGAACCGCCCCGACCGCAAAAACCCGCTCACCTTCGACAGCTATGCCGAACTGCGCGACCTGTTCCACCAGCTCAAGTGGGCCGACGACGTGAAGGCCATCGTGGTCACCGGCGCCGGCGGCAACTTCTGCTCGGGCGGCGATGTGCACGAGATCATTGGCCCGCTGGTGGCCTTGAAAGCGCCAGAGCTGCTGATGTTCACCCGCATGACGGGCGAGCTCGTGAAGAACATGCGAGCCTGCCCGCAGCCGATTGTCGCGGCGATTGACGGTGTGTGCGCGGGCGCTGGCGCCATCGTCGCGATGTCGTCCGACCTGCGTTACGGCACCGCGCGCAGCAAGACCGCCTTCCTCTTCAACCGCGTCGGCCTGGCCGGCTGCGACATGGGCGCCTGCGCCATCTTGCCGCGCCTCATCGGCCAGGGGCGCGCCAGCGAATTGCTTTACACCGGTCGCTCATTGGGTGGCGAAGAAGGCGAGCGCTGGGGCTTCTTCAACCGCCTGTGCGAGCCCGAAGCCGTGGTGAACGAAGCCCAGAAGATGGCCGCCGACCTGGCCGCGGGCCCCACCTTTGCCAACGGCATCACCAAGACCATGCTGCACCAGGAATGGGCCATGACCATCGAGCAGGCGATCGAGGCCGAAGCCCAGGCGCAGACCATTTGCATGCTGACCGAAGACTTCACCCGCGCCTATGAAGCCTTCGTGGCCAAGCAAAAGCCGGTGTTCCAGGGCAACTGATTTCGAAAGCAAATCCATGAGCGATACCTCCTACCTTCAGTGGCCCTTTTTTGAACCACCCCACGCCGAACTGGCCAAACAGCTCGACGCCTGGGCCACTGCCAACATCTCGCAGGCCCACGGCAGCGATGTCGACGCCGAATGCATCGCCCTGGTGAAGTCCCTTGGCAAAGCCGGTTGGCTGCGCCATGCGGTGGCAGGCATTGACGCGGGCGGCGCAGCCGACGTGATCGACACCCGCGCCATCTGCCTGATCCGCGAAACCCTGGCGCGCCACAGCGGCCTGGCCGATTTCGCTTTCGCCATGCAAGGCCTGGGCTCCGGCGCCATCTCGCTCCACGGCACGCCCGAGCAACGCGCCAAATACCTGACCCGCGTGGCCAGCGGTGAAGCCATTTCGGCATTTGCCCTGTCCGAGCCAGACGCAGGGTCCGATGTGGCCGCCATGGCCTGTTCGGCCACGGTCGATGGCGACGGCTATGTGCTCAACGGTGAAAAAACCTGGATCTCCAACGGCGGCATCGCCGACTTCTACGTGGTCTTCGCTCGCACTGGCGAAGCGCCGGGCTCACGCGGCATTTCTGCCTTCATCGTCGATGCCGACACCCCCGGGTTCAGCATCGCCGAACGCATCAACGTGATCGCGCCCCACCCGCTGGCCCGCCTGCGCTTCGAGAACTGCCGCGTGTCTACCGCCCAACGGGTTGGCGCCGCCGGTGAAGGCTTCAAGGTCGCGATGCGCACGCTCGACGTCTTCCGCACCTCGGTGGCCGCCGCCTCGCTGGGTTTTGCCCGCCGCGCCATGGACGAAGCGCTGCAACGCGCCACCACCCGCAAGATGTTCAACGGCGTGCTGGCCGATTTTCAGCTGACGCAGGCCAAGCTGGCCCAGATGGCCACCGCCATCGACAGCGCCGCCCTGCTCACCTACCGCGCCGCCTGGCTGCGCGATCAGGGCAAAAACGTCACCCGCGAAGCCGCCATGGCCAAGATGACCGCGACCGAAAACGCGCAACAGGTGATCGACGCTGCGGTGCAGATCTGGGGCGGCATGGGCGTGGTCAGCGAAGTACCCGTCGAGCGGCTGTACCGCGAGATCCGCGCGCTGCGCATTTATGAAGGGGCGACCGAAGTGCAGCAACTGATCATCGGCCGCGACCTGCTGAAAAACCCGCTCGCCTGAACCACAAGAAGGAGCCCGCCATGCCCTCTGCCCATGTTGACACCTTCGCCCGCGACAACCTGCCGCCGCTTGAAGATCAGCCGGTCTACCGCTTCGATCTGCCCGAGTTGCAATTTCCCGAGCAACTCAATTGCGCGACCGAACTGCTGGACAAGCATGTCGTTGAGGGGCGTGGCGATCGCCTGTGCATCCGGGCGCCGGGGCTGAGCTGGACCTACGCCGAGCTGCAAGACAAGGCCAACCGCATCGCAAACGTGCTGGTGAACGACATGGGCCTGGTGCCCGGCCAGCGCGTGTTGCTGCGCGCGCCGAACAACCCCATGCTCGCGGCCTGCTGGTTCGCGGTGATGAAGGCTGGCGGCATCGCCGTGGCGACCATGCCGCTGCTGCGGGCCAAAGAGCTCAAGGCCATTGTCGACATCGGTCGGGTCAACATGGCTTTGTGTGACGAGGCCCTGGCTGAAGAGTGGCGGTTGTGCGCTGCGACGCTCGCTCAGCCGATCCCGGTGCGCCACTTCAACAGCGAAGCCGCCGATGGCCTGGAGGCAGCGATGGCGCAAGCCTCACCGTTGTTCGACAACGCCAACACCGCGGCCGATGACACCTGTGTTTTTGGTTTCACCTCGGGCACCACCGGTGTGCCCAAGGCCACGATGCACTTTCACCGCGATGTGATGGCCATTTGCGTCTGCTGGCCGCCCCACCTGCTGCGCCCCTCACCCGAAGACGTGTTCATAGGCAGCCCACCCCTGGCCTTCACCTTCGGCCTCGGAGGCTTGCTGCTTTTCCCGATGGCGGTTGGCGCTTCCACCGTTTTGCTGGAGAAGGCCAGCCCGCCCCAGTTGCTAGAAGGCATACAGCGTTTTGGGGCCACGGTGATGTTCACCGCACCCACCTCATACCGCGCCCTGGCCGCCCACGGTGAAGCACTTCGCCAGACGCCGCTGCGCAAATGTGTCTCGGCGGGCGAAGCCCTGCCCGCCGCGACCCGCGCGCTGTGGAAAGAAGCGACGGGTATCGAACTGATCGATGGCATCGGCGCCACCGAATTGCTGCACATCTTCATTTCCCACGACGAAAGCAACGCCCGTCCAGGGGCCACCGGGAAGCCCGTGCCCGGGTACCGGGCCAAGGTGGTGGACGACGCAGGCCAGGAAGTGCCGCCCGGCACCGTGGGCAAGCTCATGGTGCAAGGCCCGACTGGCTGCCGCTATCTCAACGATGCGCGCCAGAAGAGCTACATCAAGGACGGCTGGAACCTCACTGGCGACGCCTACCTGATGGACACCGATGGTTACTTCCATTACCAGGCCCGGCTCGACGACATGATCATTTCGGCCGGCTACAACATCGCGGCGCCCGAGGTGGAAGACGCGCTGCTGGCCCATCCGTCGGTGGCCGAGTGCGCCGTCATCGGCGTGGCGGATGCCGAGCGCGGGCAAATCGTGAAAGCGTTTGTGGTGCTCAAAGCGGGCGAAGTTGGCGATCCCGCCATGGTCCGCACGCTGCAGGATTTCGTGAAGCAAACCGTGGCCCCCTACAAATACCCCCGCGCTGTGGACTTTGTCGAAAAGCTCCCGCGCACCCAGACCGGCAAATTGCAGCGCTTCAAGTTGCACGAACCCGTCTAAGCGTTGCAAACAGTCCTTCCGATCAACCCCTCTCAATCACTGGAGACCTCCCATGCAAGTGCTGCTTCCCCCCGGCTGGCCCCGCCCTCGCGGCTACGCCAACGGCGTCAAAACCCACGGTCAACAGGTCTACGTGGCCGGGATGATTGGTTGGGACGCACAAGGTGTTTTTCACACCGACGACATGGCTGGCCAGACACGCCAGGCGCTGGAAAATGTGGTCGCCGTACTGACAGAAGCCGGCGCCAAGCCGGAACACATCGTGCGCATGACCTGGTACATCACCAGCAAACAGGAGTACCTCGCTTCGGGCAAAGCCATTGGCGCCGCCTTCAAGGAGCTGATCGGCCACTTCAACGCCGCCATGACCGCGGTGGAAGTCAAAGCCTTGATTGAAGACCGCGCCAAGGTCGAAATCGAGGTGACCGCGGTGATCCCGGACTGAGCACGCCAGGCCAGGTGTTCCCGGCCTTGAAACGCGCCCGTGACAGAGGGTTTCCCACTACATTCAAAGTTGATTTGTGCACTATAGTGCAACATTGATAGAGCAGTTTAATTCCTGAACCACCCCTTGTCTCGGCCTGATCAGAACACCCCAAAAGCGGCGTTTTGAGGGCACAACCGGGGGAAGTCACTATCACTGCAATGCGCTCAGCCCGCTAGCATGCTTCCAACAACCACAGGAGATTGACCATCATGACCACCCGCCGCAACGTTCTCACCCGCAGCGCCGCCGCCCTTGGCGCCGCATCAACCGGTTTGTTCCTTCCCGAACTCGCCCGCGCCCAGTCAGACAAGGTTCGAGTCGGCTTCATGCTGCCCTACACCGGTACCTACGCCCAGCTCGGCGTGTCGATCGAAAAGGGTTTTCTGATGGCGCTCAATGAGCAAGGCGGCAAACTGGGTGGCAAGGAAGTCGAATTCTTCAAGGTTGACGACGAATCCAACCCGGCCAAAGGCGTCGAAAACGCCAACCTGCTGGTACAGCGCGACAAGGTCGATGTGTTGGTGGGTACCGTTCACTCTGGCGTTCAAATGGGCATTCACAAAGTTGCCCGCGAGAGCGGCGTTTTGAGCCTGATCCCCAACGCCGGTGTGCAAGTGGCGACCCGGGCCCAATGTGCCCCCAACGTGTACCGCACCTCGTTCTCCAATTCCCAGCCCACGCTCGCACTGGGCAAGGCCATGATGGACCGCGGCCACAAAAAGGCCGTCTGGATCACCTGGAACTACTCGGCCGGCGCAGAAGCGCTTGAAGGCTTTGAGGCCGGCTATACAGCCGCCGGCGGCACCATCATCGAAAAGCTCGCCGTGCCCTTCCCGAGCGTTGAGTTCCAGGCCCTGCTGACCCAGATCGCAGCCCTCAAGCCCGATGCCGTGGCCTGTTTCTTCGCCGGTGGCGGTGCCGCCAAGTTCCTGCGCGATTTCCACGCCGCAGGTCTGAGCAAGACCATTCAACTCTACGGATCCGGCTTCCTGACCGAAGGCGTGCTGGAAGCTGCTGGTCCGGCTGCCGAAGGTGTGTTGACCACCATGCACTACAGCGATTCGCTGGACACACCGCGCAACAAAAAATTCCGCCTCGACTACGTCAAAGCCTTCAAGGCGCAACCCGATGTGTACTCGGTGCAGGGATATGACGCAGGCCAGTTGTTGGTCATAGGCGCCAACGCGGTCAAGGGTGATCTGTCGAACAAGTCGGCGCTTTACGCGGCCATGAACGGCGTCACCATCGACAGCCCGCGCGGAAAATGGACCATGAGCGCGGCCCATAACCCCATCCAGGACATGTATCTGCGCGAGGTGGTCAAGGGTGAAAACAAGGTGATCGGCATCGCTGGCAAGGCCGTGGCCGATTCCGGCGCCGGTTGCCGCATGGGCTAAACAGGCTTCGCGTCTTCAAGCCTCGCTTTTTCGAAGTCGGTACTCGCGCCCAAACCGGGCGCGAGCTTTTTGCATGCCCATCCATCTCTCCCGCCCATGGATTTCGCCAATTTTCTGATCCAGCTGCTCAACAGCGTGCAGTACGGCTTGCTGCTGTTCATGCTCGCCGCTGGCCTCACCCTGATCTTCGGCATCATGGGCGTGGTCAACCTGGCCCACGGCACCTTCTATATGCTGGGCGCCTACCTGGCCTGGTTTTTCACCTCCCATTTTGACAACCTGCTGATCGCCATCGTGCTGGGCGCGCTGCTGGCCGTGGCGTTTGGCTGGGCACTGGAATGGCTGCTGATTCGCCATTTTTACAAGCGAGACCACCTCGATCAGGTCTTGCTCACCTTCGGCCTGATCTACATTTTTCAGGAAGCCCGTTCGATACTCTGGGGCGACGATGTGCACTCGGTCGCCGTGCCGGCCATGTTCAACGGCGCGATTCAGCTGACCGAGAACCTGTCTTACCCCGTATACCGCCTGGTCGTCTCGGCCGTCTGCGCCGGGCTGGCGCTGGGCCTGTACCTGCTGATTTCCAAGACCCGCCTCGGCATGAAGATCCGCGCCGGCGCCTTCAACCGGGAAATGACAGAGTCGCTGGGCATCAACATCCGCTTCATTCACGCCATCGTCTTCGCCATGGGCGTGGGCCTGGCCGCGGTGGCGGGCATGGTGGCCGCGCCCATTTCCAGCGTTTACCCCGGCATGGGCAGCTCGGTGCTGATCATGTGCTTTGTGGTCGTGGTGATTGGCGGAATCGGCTCGGTCCGTGGCGCACTCGTGGCGGCCCTGATGGTTGGGCTGGTCGACACCTTCTGCAAAGTGCTGCTGCCGGAAATCGCTGGCATGGCTGTTTACATGCTCATGGCGGCGGTGTTGCTGTTCAAACCTGAAGGGCTGTTTAAATCATGAACGCCGCCGGACCGCTCCAAGGCGTTCAAGCCCCCTCGGGGGGCAGCGCAGATCACGAAGTGACAAGCGTGGGGGAAACCAACCCATGAGCACCGCCAAAGCCCAACTCGAAATTCTGCCGCGCAGCATCCAGATTTTGCTGTCGGTTGGCGCCATCGCCCTCGCCGCCTTTCCGCTGATCCCGATGGAAAGCTCCGGCTTTTATATCCAGCTGCTTTCGCAAATGATGATCCTGGCGATCTTCGCCATGAGCCTCGACTTGCTGCAGGGCGTGACCGGCCTGGTGTCGCTCGGCCATGCTGCCTACTTCGGCCTGGCCGGCTACGCTCTGGCCTTCCTGACGCCTGCCGATGTGCCGGTGAGCCTCTGGTGGTCGTTGCCGGTGGCCGCCCTGGGTACCGGGCTGGCCGCGCTGGTGATCGGCTTTTTCGTGGTCCGCACCCACGGCATCTACTTCATCATGGTCACCATGGCGTTTGCCCAGATGGTGTTCTACATCTTTTTTGACAACGCCGACCTGGGTGGCTCCGATGGCCTCTACGTCTATTTCCGGCCCGATGCCACTTTGTTTGGCTGGCAACCCTTCGACCTGGAAAACAAAACCACCTTCTTCTACTTCACGCTGGCGCTGCTGG
This region of Hydrogenophaga crassostreae genomic DNA includes:
- a CDS encoding SDR family NAD(P)-dependent oxidoreductase, which gives rise to MPNETTPPRHALVTGGGQGIGAAIAQALVQQGNVVTLLGRRLEVVQALALQHPEHMHAVAADVGDAEQVAQAFEAGRQRFGPVHMLVNNAGQAASAPFMKTDLALWNQMLAVNLTGTMICTQAALPDMLAAGWGRVVNVASTAGQTGYAYVSAYCAAKHGVIGLTRSLALELAKKGITVNAVCPGYTETDIVTTSIARIVAKTGRSEAEARAEFVKSNPQGRLVQPDEVANAVAWLCGPLASAVTGQAISVAGGEVM
- a CDS encoding enoyl-CoA hydratase family protein, translating into MTVNHIDPTLLAGNRKPLANYQATHFLWEVKDKVGTITLNRPDRKNPLTFDSYAELRDLFHQLKWADDVKAIVVTGAGGNFCSGGDVHEIIGPLVALKAPELLMFTRMTGELVKNMRACPQPIVAAIDGVCAGAGAIVAMSSDLRYGTARSKTAFLFNRVGLAGCDMGACAILPRLIGQGRASELLYTGRSLGGEEGERWGFFNRLCEPEAVVNEAQKMAADLAAGPTFANGITKTMLHQEWAMTIEQAIEAEAQAQTICMLTEDFTRAYEAFVAKQKPVFQGN
- a CDS encoding acyl-CoA dehydrogenase family protein, which produces MSDTSYLQWPFFEPPHAELAKQLDAWATANISQAHGSDVDAECIALVKSLGKAGWLRHAVAGIDAGGAADVIDTRAICLIRETLARHSGLADFAFAMQGLGSGAISLHGTPEQRAKYLTRVASGEAISAFALSEPDAGSDVAAMACSATVDGDGYVLNGEKTWISNGGIADFYVVFARTGEAPGSRGISAFIVDADTPGFSIAERINVIAPHPLARLRFENCRVSTAQRVGAAGEGFKVAMRTLDVFRTSVAAASLGFARRAMDEALQRATTRKMFNGVLADFQLTQAKLAQMATAIDSAALLTYRAAWLRDQGKNVTREAAMAKMTATENAQQVIDAAVQIWGGMGVVSEVPVERLYREIRALRIYEGATEVQQLIIGRDLLKNPLA
- a CDS encoding AMP-binding protein; amino-acid sequence: MPSAHVDTFARDNLPPLEDQPVYRFDLPELQFPEQLNCATELLDKHVVEGRGDRLCIRAPGLSWTYAELQDKANRIANVLVNDMGLVPGQRVLLRAPNNPMLAACWFAVMKAGGIAVATMPLLRAKELKAIVDIGRVNMALCDEALAEEWRLCAATLAQPIPVRHFNSEAADGLEAAMAQASPLFDNANTAADDTCVFGFTSGTTGVPKATMHFHRDVMAICVCWPPHLLRPSPEDVFIGSPPLAFTFGLGGLLLFPMAVGASTVLLEKASPPQLLEGIQRFGATVMFTAPTSYRALAAHGEALRQTPLRKCVSAGEALPAATRALWKEATGIELIDGIGATELLHIFISHDESNARPGATGKPVPGYRAKVVDDAGQEVPPGTVGKLMVQGPTGCRYLNDARQKSYIKDGWNLTGDAYLMDTDGYFHYQARLDDMIISAGYNIAAPEVEDALLAHPSVAECAVIGVADAERGQIVKAFVVLKAGEVGDPAMVRTLQDFVKQTVAPYKYPRAVDFVEKLPRTQTGKLQRFKLHEPV
- a CDS encoding RidA family protein, encoding MQVLLPPGWPRPRGYANGVKTHGQQVYVAGMIGWDAQGVFHTDDMAGQTRQALENVVAVLTEAGAKPEHIVRMTWYITSKQEYLASGKAIGAAFKELIGHFNAAMTAVEVKALIEDRAKVEIEVTAVIPD
- a CDS encoding ABC transporter substrate-binding protein; translation: MTTRRNVLTRSAAALGAASTGLFLPELARAQSDKVRVGFMLPYTGTYAQLGVSIEKGFLMALNEQGGKLGGKEVEFFKVDDESNPAKGVENANLLVQRDKVDVLVGTVHSGVQMGIHKVARESGVLSLIPNAGVQVATRAQCAPNVYRTSFSNSQPTLALGKAMMDRGHKKAVWITWNYSAGAEALEGFEAGYTAAGGTIIEKLAVPFPSVEFQALLTQIAALKPDAVACFFAGGGAAKFLRDFHAAGLSKTIQLYGSGFLTEGVLEAAGPAAEGVLTTMHYSDSLDTPRNKKFRLDYVKAFKAQPDVYSVQGYDAGQLLVIGANAVKGDLSNKSALYAAMNGVTIDSPRGKWTMSAAHNPIQDMYLREVVKGENKVIGIAGKAVADSGAGCRMG
- a CDS encoding branched-chain amino acid ABC transporter permease, yielding MDFANFLIQLLNSVQYGLLLFMLAAGLTLIFGIMGVVNLAHGTFYMLGAYLAWFFTSHFDNLLIAIVLGALLAVAFGWALEWLLIRHFYKRDHLDQVLLTFGLIYIFQEARSILWGDDVHSVAVPAMFNGAIQLTENLSYPVYRLVVSAVCAGLALGLYLLISKTRLGMKIRAGAFNREMTESLGINIRFIHAIVFAMGVGLAAVAGMVAAPISSVYPGMGSSVLIMCFVVVVIGGIGSVRGALVAALMVGLVDTFCKVLLPEIAGMAVYMLMAAVLLFKPEGLFKS
- a CDS encoding branched-chain amino acid ABC transporter permease, with translation MSTAKAQLEILPRSIQILLSVGAIALAAFPLIPMESSGFYIQLLSQMMILAIFAMSLDLLQGVTGLVSLGHAAYFGLAGYALAFLTPADVPVSLWWSLPVAALGTGLAALVIGFFVVRTHGIYFIMVTMAFAQMVFYIFFDNADLGGSDGLYVYFRPDATLFGWQPFDLENKTTFFYFTLALLVLIYAFLRRLLFSPFGRALTGIRVNEHRMRAVGYGSFGYKLTAFTLAGALAGVAGYLWAAQTGYVNPELMGFHLSAHAIMMVILGGMGNFAGAIVGAFAFEWVMHFFKDLTKHWQLLMGSFIVLVVLFAPRGLLGLIERFTAATKEKAEETP